A single Plasmodium relictum strain SGS1 genome assembly, contig: PRELSG_00_v1_448, whole genome shotgun sequence DNA region contains:
- the SIAP2 gene encoding sporozoite invasion-associated protein 2, putative, protein MKLSKIFLFFNLLSFIHLLEKYLSSEIKRLGHSSIKESKNTPHLQTSLSSNTFEETELLDDYNSEQQKKSECDNAYFDDNLCCSYVLIEPLNEKNCNPRKNNKKLRKGKFTFNEDLSLDCFCYSSCESLNELIENTYESRKYYRKKSEVDDDLFLDSLPIYDNDYSLNDPGEFSQEKVDNLAKNTQIENEQLQDSDDSNHSNAVQCDILESIYKKKYTSSDIFKLIKREAEILEVKLSLKDYTFSSSSEDDESSSEGDISKFTKVRFNIFDKFNVNYTYDMFLKSHNLSNSMRNDNMLSAEPFELDNSYHRVTTYIYFKKYVLKLLYDGYKELEEIDKIRALLKIKDLNDFTSKISCMNLVFLTNEEKEDLLIDAALLLYKAYKSENQF, encoded by the coding sequence atgaaattatcaaaaatattcttattttttaatttgttgtcatttattcatttattagAGAAATACTTATCATCTGAGATTAAAAGACTTGGTCATTCTTCAATAAAAGAGTCTAAAAATACTCCACATTTACAAACTTCCCTTTCATCTAACACATTTGAAGAAACAGAATTACTTGACGATTACAATTCagaacaacaaaaaaaatcagAATGTGATAATGCATATTTTGACGATAATCTTTGTTGCTCATACGTACTTATAGAAccattaaatgaaaaaaactGTAATcctagaaaaaataataaaaaattaagaaaaggaaaatttaCATTTAACGAAGATTTGTCCCTCGATTGCTTTTGCTACTCTTCATGTGAAAGTCTGAATGAATTAATTGAAAACACTTATGAATCTCGTAAATATTACAGAAAAAAATCAGAAGTCGATgatgatttatttttagatTCTTTACCTATCTATGATAATGATTATTCTTTAAATGATCCTGGTGAATTTTCCCAGGAAAAAGTTGATAATTTAGCAAAAAATACACAAATAGAGAATGAACAATTGCAAGATAGTGATGATTCAAATCACTCGAATGCTGTACAATGTGATATTTTAGAATCaatttataagaaaaaatatacttcTTCAGATATTTTTAAACTAATAAAAAGGGAGGCTGAAATTTTAGAAGTAAAACTTAGTTTAAAAGATTACACATTTTCAAGTAGTTCAGAAGATGATGAATCGTCTTCTGAGGGAGATATATCAAAATTTACAAAAGTCAGATTTAATATCTTTGATAAATTTAATGTTAATTATACTTATGATATGTTTCTTAAGAGTCACAACTTAAGTAATTCTATGCGAAATGATAATATGTTATCTGCTGAGCCTTTTGAACTTGATAATAGTTATCATAGGGTTactacatatatttattttaagaagtatgtattaaaattattatatgatGGTTATAAAGAATTAGAAGAAATCGATAAAATACGTGCattgttaaaaataaaagatttaaatGACTTTACTTCCAAAATATCATGTATGAATTTAGTATTTCTCAcgaatgaagaaaaagaagatttACTTATAGATGCTGCACTTCTATTATATAAAGCATATAAAAGTGAAAACCAATTTTAG